A genome region from Roseofilum capinflatum BLCC-M114 includes the following:
- a CDS encoding DUF3172 domain-containing protein has product MTRTSSRRKSTGNFGPKSSPFNYTLVALMGGIFVLGIGIGIAFSSTTTLSPENVASRDFIDRSAPDPELCVKYGASAMVMDARLYVTLNPFSVYISQPAMQPGCVLRRNNWVILEQRNLLPRDKFNDCKNRMNTFGYTGSIDGNPKVNCVYQNDSAENFFLSQPGLNPGGTAPESDRF; this is encoded by the coding sequence ATGACTCGAACCAGCTCAAGACGCAAATCAACCGGTAATTTTGGCCCGAAATCTTCTCCCTTTAACTATACGTTGGTGGCTCTGATGGGAGGGATCTTTGTTCTGGGGATCGGGATTGGGATCGCCTTTAGCTCCACCACTACCCTATCGCCGGAAAATGTGGCTTCCCGTGATTTTATCGATCGCAGTGCCCCCGATCCAGAATTGTGTGTCAAATATGGAGCCAGCGCCATGGTGATGGACGCTCGTCTCTATGTCACCTTAAACCCCTTTAGTGTCTATATCTCTCAACCCGCGATGCAACCGGGATGTGTACTCAGGCGCAATAACTGGGTCATTTTAGAACAGCGCAATCTACTGCCCCGTGATAAGTTTAACGATTGTAAGAATCGTATGAATACGTTTGGTTACACGGGCAGCATTGACGGTAACCCCAAGGTGAACTGCGTGTATCAGAATGATAGTGCTGAAAACTTCTTCCTCAGTCAACCCGGATTAAATCCCGGAGGAACTGCTCCAGAGAGCGATCGCTTTTAA
- a CDS encoding TIGR00266 family protein, with protein sequence MPYEIRYKPAFAAIFVTLNPGEQIIAEAGAMTSMDAELSMKTEFSGGFFSALVRKFLGGESLFVNRFQNHTQKPLTVVFTQSLIGDIECVDLTGNSLCLQPGAYIASTANIQLGVRWAGLASWFAGEGLFKLKVSGKGKVFFGAYGGISQQSVSGEFIVDNSHLVAYSPNIKMSIGLSGGLISSITSGEGFVNRLKGKGVIYLQSRSVSGLVSFLRPKVRN encoded by the coding sequence GTGCCCTATGAAATTCGCTATAAACCCGCATTTGCGGCTATTTTTGTCACCCTAAATCCTGGAGAACAAATCATCGCTGAAGCAGGAGCGATGACGAGCATGGATGCAGAATTATCCATGAAAACCGAGTTTTCTGGAGGATTCTTTTCTGCTTTAGTGCGGAAGTTTTTGGGAGGCGAATCCCTATTTGTCAATCGCTTTCAAAATCACACCCAAAAACCCTTAACCGTAGTCTTCACCCAATCCTTAATTGGCGATATTGAATGCGTTGATTTAACGGGAAATTCACTCTGCTTACAACCAGGAGCTTATATTGCCAGCACTGCCAACATTCAATTAGGGGTACGTTGGGCAGGGTTAGCCAGTTGGTTTGCGGGTGAAGGATTATTTAAGCTCAAAGTCAGTGGTAAAGGAAAAGTCTTTTTTGGCGCTTATGGGGGCATCAGCCAACAGAGTGTATCCGGAGAATTTATTGTTGATAATAGCCATTTAGTTGCCTATAGTCCCAATATTAAAATGAGTATTGGTTTATCGGGAGGTCTAATTAGTTCAATTACTTCCGGTGAAGGATTTGTCAATCGTCTGAAAGGTAAAGGCGTGATTTACCTGCAATCAAGAAGTGTTAGTGGTTTGGTTAGTTTTTTACGTCCCAAGGTACGCAATTAA
- a CDS encoding TIGR00266 family protein, producing MDIELLKQPDSAIAKVTLNSGEEVVAQAGAMVAMSGSINSSTTLRQGKGGGIMGGLKRMLGGESLFLSVFRSPTPNGEIFLAPQLMGDVMVYEMTGQELVVQAASYLACASDVILDLGFEGFKSFFSGESIFWLKMSGVGPVILTSFGGIYEIEVNGEYIVDTGHIVAFERSLNFEIGKANSSWLGAFFGGEGFICRFKGKGKVYCQTHNPGSFGFTVGSQLPERR from the coding sequence ATGGATATTGAACTGCTCAAACAGCCCGATAGCGCGATCGCCAAAGTCACCCTCAACAGTGGCGAAGAAGTCGTTGCTCAAGCTGGCGCAATGGTAGCCATGAGTGGCTCTATCAACTCCAGCACCACCCTTCGCCAAGGGAAAGGGGGCGGTATTATGGGAGGACTCAAACGCATGTTAGGGGGAGAATCTCTCTTTTTAAGTGTGTTTCGTTCCCCCACCCCAAATGGGGAAATTTTTCTGGCTCCTCAACTGATGGGAGATGTCATGGTTTACGAGATGACAGGACAGGAATTAGTGGTACAAGCTGCCTCCTATTTAGCTTGTGCCTCGGATGTAATTCTTGACTTAGGATTTGAAGGGTTTAAATCCTTCTTTTCCGGTGAATCTATTTTTTGGTTGAAAATGTCAGGAGTCGGCCCCGTCATTCTCACTTCATTTGGTGGCATTTATGAGATTGAAGTGAATGGAGAATATATTGTTGATACGGGCCATATTGTCGCCTTTGAGCGCAGTTTGAATTTTGAAATTGGTAAAGCCAATTCTAGTTGGTTGGGTGCATTTTTTGGCGGTGAAGGCTTCATTTGTCGATTCAAAGGCAAGGGAAAAGTTTACTGCCAAACCCATAATCCAGGCAGCTTTGGATTTACCGTTGGCTCTCAGTTGCCTGAGCGTAGATAA
- a CDS encoding TIGR00266 family protein has protein sequence MSQFSYTIDHSPAYASLVLNLRPQQKVLVEASAMAAMDTSITMQSKMKGGMLKSVGRMLGGESLFINEFTAEKQGGALYISPGVPGDIEYYALDGSKGLMVQSSGFVACSDTIEIDTNFQGFKGFFSGESLFLLRASGRGDFWFSSYGAIIEIPVKGDYVVDTGYVVAFEDTLNYNVEMIGGLSFKSLKTGILGGEGLVCRFSGQGRLWIQTRGIYPLLNFLYPFRPVKSND, from the coding sequence ATGTCACAATTTAGTTATACCATTGACCATTCCCCCGCTTATGCCTCTCTGGTGCTGAATTTACGGCCCCAACAAAAGGTATTAGTGGAAGCGTCCGCTATGGCTGCCATGGATACGAGCATTACTATGCAGTCAAAAATGAAGGGCGGGATGCTCAAGAGTGTGGGCAGAATGTTAGGCGGTGAGTCTCTCTTTATTAATGAGTTTACTGCCGAAAAACAAGGCGGCGCATTATATATTTCTCCGGGAGTGCCTGGGGATATTGAATATTATGCCCTGGATGGCTCTAAGGGCTTGATGGTGCAATCTTCTGGGTTTGTGGCGTGCAGTGACACCATTGAAATAGACACCAACTTCCAGGGATTCAAAGGCTTTTTTAGTGGGGAATCTTTGTTTCTATTGCGAGCCAGTGGAAGAGGTGATTTTTGGTTTAGTTCCTATGGGGCAATTATTGAAATTCCGGTCAAAGGCGATTATGTCGTGGATACGGGTTATGTGGTTGCTTTTGAAGACACTTTAAACTATAATGTGGAGATGATTGGCGGATTAAGTTTTAAGAGTTTGAAAACGGGAATTTTAGGGGGAGAAGGTCTGGTTTGTCGCTTTAGCGGCCAAGGACGCTTATGGATTCAAACCCGTGGAATTTATCCCTTACTCAACTTTTTATATCCGTTCCGTCCGGTTAAAAGTAATGATTAA
- a CDS encoding M48 family metallopeptidase, which produces MSDRNPPTSNRQLLILVGLFVLAIALTIWGGLAIADFAITRIPVSVEQKLGALIVPVYEQQAEDSVEQDTLNQLLDRLETHLDDGDRDYRVLYVNQPTVNAIAIPGDVVIIFQGLLENVESENELMMILGHELGHFAHRDHLRRLGRTLVVRLALTTLFGNLDWLNDASTLLVAISNSRYSQSQETQADRFGLSLLYQTYGHVAGAIDFFNRLSQDSSRNWDFLASHPAPQKRVKALQQEIQQQGYPLKEKQPLPVAL; this is translated from the coding sequence ATGAGCGATCGCAATCCTCCCACGAGCAACCGCCAGTTATTGATCCTTGTGGGTTTGTTCGTGCTGGCGATCGCCCTCACCATTTGGGGAGGATTAGCGATCGCCGATTTCGCCATTACCCGCATTCCCGTCAGTGTAGAACAAAAGCTCGGCGCTCTAATTGTGCCAGTGTATGAGCAGCAAGCAGAAGACTCCGTAGAGCAAGACACCCTCAACCAACTACTTGATCGCTTAGAAACTCATTTAGACGACGGCGATCGCGACTATCGAGTATTGTATGTCAATCAACCCACCGTGAATGCGATCGCCATTCCCGGAGATGTCGTCATCATCTTCCAAGGACTCCTAGAAAACGTCGAATCCGAAAACGAACTGATGATGATTCTCGGCCATGAATTAGGCCATTTTGCCCATCGCGATCACTTGAGACGGTTAGGACGCACCCTAGTCGTCCGTCTAGCCCTGACCACCCTATTTGGTAATCTCGACTGGCTCAACGATGCCAGCACCTTACTCGTCGCCATTAGCAATTCCCGCTATTCCCAATCCCAGGAAACTCAAGCCGATCGCTTTGGTCTCAGCTTACTCTATCAAACCTATGGTCATGTCGCGGGCGCGATCGACTTTTTCAACCGTTTAAGCCAAGATTCCAGTCGCAATTGGGATTTTCTCGCCAGCCATCCTGCACCCCAAAAACGAGTCAAAGCCTTACAACAAGAGATTCAACAACAGGGTTATCCTCTCAAGGAAAAGCAACCCTTACCCGTAGCATTGTAG
- a CDS encoding ABC transporter ATP-binding protein, whose translation MGHPLIGVYHLSKTYPVAIKEPGLQGTLQHFWKRKYRQVEAVKNISFEIESGEVVGFLGANGAGKTTTLKMLTGLVHPSGGQVNVGEYIPFKRQTEFLRNITLVMGQKQQLLWDLPAMDSLRINAAVYELSTSEFRQRVGELTEMLSLQEKLTQPVRKLSLGERMKAELLAALLHRPQVLFLDEPTLGLDVNAQENVREFLREYNQRYGATILLTSHYMADITALCDRVLLIHKGELVYDGSLQTLLDRFAPYREVQVDLAQDYSSTELEPYGEIEAIAGHQVRFLVQREALTTTIARILADLEIVDLKITDPPIEEIIGRVFRTGIAT comes from the coding sequence ATGGGTCATCCTCTGATTGGAGTGTATCACCTGAGTAAAACCTATCCCGTCGCGATTAAGGAACCGGGACTTCAGGGCACATTACAGCACTTCTGGAAACGGAAGTACCGCCAAGTCGAAGCAGTCAAAAATATTTCCTTTGAGATCGAATCCGGTGAAGTGGTGGGGTTTTTAGGCGCGAATGGAGCCGGAAAAACCACAACCTTAAAAATGTTGACCGGTTTAGTCCATCCTTCCGGCGGCCAAGTCAACGTGGGGGAGTATATTCCCTTTAAGCGACAAACCGAGTTTTTACGCAATATCACGCTGGTAATGGGGCAAAAACAACAGTTGTTGTGGGATTTGCCAGCCATGGATTCTTTGCGAATTAATGCAGCCGTCTATGAGTTGTCCACCTCCGAGTTTCGCCAGCGTGTAGGAGAACTCACAGAAATGCTCTCCTTACAGGAGAAATTAACGCAACCCGTGCGTAAACTGTCCCTAGGGGAGCGCATGAAGGCAGAACTCTTAGCCGCTTTGCTACACCGGCCCCAAGTGCTATTTTTAGATGAACCGACCCTAGGATTAGATGTAAACGCTCAGGAGAATGTGCGGGAGTTTCTGCGCGAATACAATCAGCGCTATGGGGCGACAATTTTGTTAACCAGTCATTATATGGCTGACATTACCGCATTATGCGATCGCGTCCTCTTAATCCACAAAGGAGAATTGGTTTATGATGGCTCCTTGCAAACCCTGCTCGATCGCTTTGCACCCTATCGAGAAGTCCAAGTAGACTTAGCCCAAGACTATTCAAGCACAGAATTAGAACCCTATGGCGAAATTGAGGCGATCGCCGGTCACCAAGTCCGCTTTCTCGTCCAACGGGAAGCCTTAACCACCACCATTGCTCGTATTCTCGCTGACTTAGAAATTGTCGATCTCAAAATTACCGACCCTCCCATCGAGGAAATTATTGGCCGAGTCTTTCGCACCGGAATCGCAACATGA
- a CDS encoding ABC transporter permease, whose amino-acid sequence MKFILKKTQTFLDTYYAHMVEYRAELFLWAISNSLPFILMGVWIEAANNADFGLSSLEFGRYFFSVFLVRQLALVWVIWEFEEQVVKGQLSPRLLQPIDPVAHYLARHIAERLARIPFTIGLVLLFFLLYPQAFWIPSWQQILSFLIFTQIVFLVRFVIQYTFALFSFWTERASALEQFWSLLYVFLSGIIAPLQVFPPVIQEILWWTPFPYLVNFPASVLVGLPVNWGRALCTLIGWGLIFYAANRWLWRKGLKHYSGMGA is encoded by the coding sequence ATGAAATTCATCCTCAAAAAAACCCAAACCTTTCTCGACACCTATTATGCCCACATGGTTGAATATCGGGCAGAACTCTTTTTATGGGCCATCTCCAACAGCTTACCCTTTATTCTCATGGGCGTTTGGATTGAAGCCGCCAATAATGCTGATTTTGGTTTAAGTTCTCTCGAATTTGGTCGCTATTTTTTCAGCGTCTTTCTCGTGCGTCAATTAGCATTAGTGTGGGTGATTTGGGAATTTGAAGAACAAGTTGTCAAAGGTCAACTTTCACCCCGATTATTGCAACCCATTGATCCCGTTGCCCATTACCTCGCTCGCCACATTGCCGAACGCCTAGCCCGCATCCCATTTACCATTGGCTTAGTCCTCTTATTTTTTCTCCTCTATCCCCAAGCCTTTTGGATACCCAGTTGGCAACAGATCCTTTCTTTTCTCATCTTTACCCAAATCGTCTTTTTGGTTCGCTTTGTAATTCAATATACCTTCGCCCTTTTTTCCTTTTGGACAGAACGAGCCAGCGCCCTAGAACAATTTTGGTCTTTATTATACGTCTTTTTATCCGGAATTATTGCCCCTTTACAAGTCTTTCCCCCCGTCATCCAAGAAATTCTCTGGTGGACTCCCTTTCCTTATCTGGTTAATTTTCCCGCCTCTGTTCTCGTAGGTCTACCGGTTAACTGGGGTCGCGCCCTCTGTACCCTCATCGGATGGGGACTGATTTTTTATGCCGCTAACCGTTGGTTATGGCGCAAAGGATTAAAGCATTATTCTGGAATGGGAGCTTAA
- a CDS encoding ABC transporter permease, with the protein MASLKSGWLARLVGRSPNLSMRLMAIGIAITLFFVIVAFFAPIFQAWGWLQDPREALMNPPQAPPSAQYWFGTTRLGYDVFSRTLFGAQVAGQVVILATFLSILVGVPLGLVSGYKGGKFDRLVLFAMDTLYTLPGLLLSITLAFVVGRGIFNAAIAISIVYVPQYYRVVRNHTVSVKTELYVEAAQAMGASTWRILTRYLFLNVIQSVPVLFTLNGADAIMTLGGLGFLGLGLPEDVPEWGHDLRLALEVLPTGIWWTALFPGMAMTLMIVGLSLVGEGLNEWVNPKLRNQM; encoded by the coding sequence ATGGCTTCTCTTAAGTCGGGATGGTTGGCGCGGTTGGTGGGGCGATCGCCGAATCTGTCGATGCGGTTAATGGCGATCGGCATTGCCATTACCCTGTTTTTCGTCATTGTTGCTTTTTTTGCCCCCATTTTCCAGGCTTGGGGATGGTTGCAAGACCCCAGAGAAGCGCTGATGAACCCCCCCCAAGCGCCCCCATCTGCCCAATATTGGTTTGGGACAACCCGGTTGGGCTATGATGTGTTTTCTCGTACTTTGTTTGGGGCGCAAGTGGCGGGGCAAGTGGTGATTTTGGCCACGTTTCTGAGTATTCTGGTGGGCGTTCCTCTGGGGTTGGTGAGTGGCTACAAGGGGGGGAAATTCGATCGCCTGGTCTTATTTGCCATGGATACCCTTTATACGCTGCCAGGCTTGCTGCTGTCGATTACGTTGGCGTTTGTGGTGGGTCGAGGGATCTTCAATGCGGCGATCGCTATTAGTATTGTTTATGTGCCCCAATACTATCGTGTCGTTCGCAACCACACGGTCAGCGTTAAAACGGAACTCTATGTGGAAGCAGCCCAAGCCATGGGAGCCTCCACTTGGCGAATTTTGACTCGCTATTTATTCCTGAATGTGATTCAAAGTGTGCCGGTATTATTTACCCTCAATGGAGCCGATGCGATCATGACGTTAGGGGGTTTAGGCTTTCTCGGTTTAGGGTTACCGGAAGATGTTCCGGAATGGGGACACGATCTGAGATTAGCCTTAGAAGTTCTACCCACGGGCATTTGGTGGACTGCCCTTTTCCCTGGCATGGCGATGACGTTGATGATCGTGGGCTTATCTTTGGTGGGTGAAGGGTTGAATGAATGGGTGAATCCGAAGTTACGCAATCAGATGTGA
- a CDS encoding heavy-metal-associated domain-containing protein gives MKLEFKVPSMVCEACASSVEKAIAKADSNAQVNIVLDTKAVTVETESSAEAIQQAIAGAGHTVA, from the coding sequence ATGAAATTGGAGTTTAAGGTTCCGTCGATGGTGTGTGAGGCTTGTGCGAGTTCGGTGGAAAAGGCGATCGCCAAAGCCGATAGCAATGCCCAAGTGAATATTGTCCTGGACACTAAGGCGGTGACGGTGGAAACGGAGTCTTCTGCGGAGGCGATCCAGCAGGCGATCGCCGGTGCGGGTCATACGGTAGCGTAA
- a CDS encoding CHAT domain-containing protein, which produces MRLLNRLFGKKRQPPQPDPQQPAPEPDNAECEAVFMALLEGVDQGWTRGNAKGFLIGKNIKEARMTAWLREFAERVRQNPEQHRELGRPLQNLGNLAWGELSPVAARLAQELVVVEEPGGEGREAEVDGDGLGTEEEEEKDEAEAWFERGKAEYMQGDFLGAIASYDQALEIKPDDHYAWNGRGVALGDLGRTEEAIASYDRALDIKPDFHQAWFNRGVALYALGRYEEAIASWDRALDIKPDYHEAWYNRGNALGDLGRNEEAIASYDRALESKPDFHDAWRNRGNALRDLGRNEEAIASFDRALESKPDFHEAWYNRGNALRDLGRKEEAIASYDRALEIKPDFHYAWNGRGNALYALGRNEEASASYDRALDIKPDFHYAWFNRGIALYALGRNEEAIASYDRALEFKPDKHEAWINRGIAAGNSSYSAPLQPSTLTLQYPQLDQRGFEGELASYHLGLTFCTQDQNPQGWGLLHRYIGRAYYYRGRKSLYPPDAGRSDFHKALNHYHQALQTLSPPQKAPSPLEEDKKAPSPLEENQKAPSPLEENQKAPSPLEENQKAPSPVGENQKAPSPVGEGVGGEGYNPEYHLELIRDLIRVYDALNNKDERKEWRNQGLDLWSQLLNHPHKSSQQKRQLAIKFIYFAQMRVDVLLEDNELLAAFRAAEEQKNLYLTWILDRQKQHILSPTYHDIQQNLLNPTTALILWHLSDLNLTTFLLLPDAPEPIPFTTSPKPLKRWFHNWETTYQQHRESKQNTHSTWRETLDEQLQQLQQLLDISTLCSHLPNTLDHLILIPHLDLHRLPLHTLFPDTFTLTTLPSAQVGIQKTPSPSLKAPSPVGEGVGGEGNSPVGEGVGGEGNSPVGEPVSAVADMKGGEGPTLLTDPPRNSLEDLPLAELEAQVIAHLCHPSHRIPSHNATPDTLKEHLAQPYHRFHFTGHASHDFKAPQDSRLLLTDDESLTLRDLIDRDFHLPPFALVSLSACETAVTSREAFDDDYVGLVSAFLSRGTRQVLSTLWTVEDRSNALFMIEFYRQLTQHNQPPTRAFHHTQHWLKHLTPSQLVTWYHQLGQIFLTEGETIEEENRRRRVMRQGKDLQQKSKVLQKAINEGELSPHDSLYSHPYYWAAFTLTHGNEQLTINN; this is translated from the coding sequence ATGCGTCTCTTAAACCGGCTCTTCGGCAAAAAACGCCAACCCCCACAACCCGACCCGCAACAGCCTGCTCCTGAGCCGGATAATGCCGAATGCGAAGCCGTATTCATGGCACTGTTGGAGGGAGTTGACCAAGGGTGGACAAGGGGCAACGCTAAAGGCTTCTTGATCGGGAAAAATATCAAAGAAGCCAGGATGACCGCCTGGTTACGGGAGTTTGCCGAGCGCGTGCGGCAGAACCCAGAACAGCACCGGGAACTGGGGAGACCGTTGCAGAACCTGGGGAACTTGGCATGGGGGGAACTCTCGCCAGTCGCCGCACGTTTGGCGCAGGAGTTGGTCGTGGTGGAGGAACCGGGAGGGGAAGGGAGAGAAGCGGAGGTTGACGGGGATGGGTTGGGAACAGAGGAGGAAGAGGAGAAAGACGAGGCAGAGGCATGGTTTGAGCGGGGTAAGGCTGAGTACATGCAAGGTGATTTTTTAGGTGCGATCGCCTCCTATGACCAGGCACTGGAGATCAAACCGGACGACCATTACGCTTGGAATGGCCGGGGGGTGGCACTGGGTGACTTAGGCAGAACAGAAGAGGCGATCGCCTCCTACGACCGGGCACTGGACATCAAACCGGACTTCCATCAAGCTTGGTTCAACCGGGGGGTGGCGCTGTATGCGTTAGGCAGATATGAAGAAGCGATCGCCTCCTGGGACCGGGCACTGGACATTAAACCGGACTACCATGAAGCTTGGTACAACCGGGGGAATGCGCTGGGTGACTTAGGCAGAAATGAAGAAGCGATCGCCTCCTACGACCGGGCACTGGAGAGCAAACCGGACTTCCATGACGCTTGGCGCAACCGGGGGAATGCGCTGCGTGACTTAGGCAGAAATGAAGAGGCGATCGCCTCCTTCGACCGGGCACTGGAGAGCAAACCGGACTTCCATGAAGCTTGGTACAACCGGGGGAATGCGCTGCGTGACTTAGGCAGAAAAGAAGAAGCGATCGCCTCCTACGACCGGGCACTGGAGATCAAACCGGACTTCCATTACGCTTGGAATGGCCGGGGGAATGCGCTGTATGCGTTAGGCAGAAATGAAGAAGCGAGCGCCTCCTACGACCGGGCACTGGACATTAAACCGGACTTCCATTACGCTTGGTTCAACCGGGGGATTGCGCTGTATGCGTTAGGCAGAAATGAAGAAGCGATCGCCTCCTACGACCGGGCACTGGAGTTTAAACCGGACAAGCATGAAGCTTGGATAAACCGAGGAATTGCCGCAGGAAACTCCTCTTACTCTGCTCCTCTGCAACCCTCTACCCTCACCCTCCAATATCCCCAACTCGACCAACGGGGTTTTGAGGGCGAACTCGCCAGCTACCACCTAGGCTTAACCTTCTGTACCCAAGACCAAAACCCCCAAGGTTGGGGACTCTTGCACCGTTACATTGGTCGCGCCTACTATTACCGAGGACGCAAAAGCCTCTACCCCCCAGACGCAGGACGCTCCGACTTCCACAAAGCCCTCAACCACTACCACCAAGCCCTGCAAACCCTCAGCCCCCCACAAAAAGCTCCCTCTCCCCTGGAAGAGGACAAAAAAGCCCCCTCCCCCCTGGAAGAGAACCAAAAAGCCCCCTCTCCCCTGGAAGAGAACCAAAAAGCCCCCTCTCCCCTGGAAGAGAACCAAAAAGCCCCCTCTCCCGTGGGAGAGAACCAAAAAGCCCCCTCTCCCGTGGGAGAGGGGGTTGGGGGAGAGGGCTACAACCCCGAATACCACCTAGAACTCATCCGAGATCTAATCCGCGTCTACGATGCTCTCAACAACAAAGACGAACGAAAAGAATGGCGCAACCAAGGCTTAGACCTTTGGAGCCAACTCCTCAACCACCCCCATAAATCCTCCCAACAAAAACGCCAACTCGCCATTAAATTCATCTACTTCGCCCAGATGCGCGTCGATGTCCTCCTGGAAGACAACGAACTCCTAGCCGCCTTCCGCGCTGCCGAAGAACAAAAAAACCTCTATCTCACCTGGATCTTAGACCGTCAAAAGCAACATATCCTCAGTCCCACCTATCACGACATCCAACAAAACCTCCTCAACCCCACCACCGCCCTGATTCTCTGGCATCTCAGCGACCTAAACCTCACCACCTTCCTCCTCCTCCCCGATGCACCCGAACCCATCCCCTTCACCACCTCCCCCAAACCCCTAAAACGCTGGTTCCACAACTGGGAAACCACCTACCAACAACACCGCGAAAGCAAACAAAACACCCACAGCACCTGGCGCGAAACCCTCGACGAACAACTCCAACAACTCCAACAACTCCTCGATATTTCCACTCTCTGTTCCCATCTCCCCAACACCCTAGACCACCTCATCCTCATCCCCCACCTCGACTTACACCGCCTTCCTCTCCATACCCTCTTCCCCGACACCTTCACCCTCACCACCCTCCCCAGCGCCCAAGTCGGCATCCAAAAAACCCCCTCTCCCTCCTTAAAAGCCCCCTCTCCCGTGGGAGAGGGGGTTGGGGGAGAGGGCAACTCTCCCGTGGGAGAGGGGGTTGGGGGAGAGGGCAACTCTCCCGTGGGAGAGCCGGTTTCGGCTGTCGCCGACATGAAAGGGGGAGAGGGCCCAACCCTGCTCACCGACCCCCCCCGCAACTCCCTCGAAGACCTCCCCCTCGCCGAACTCGAAGCCCAAGTCATCGCCCACCTCTGCCACCCCTCCCACCGCATCCCCAGCCACAACGCCACCCCAGACACGCTCAAAGAACACCTCGCCCAACCCTATCACCGCTTCCACTTTACCGGCCATGCCAGCCACGACTTCAAAGCGCCCCAAGACTCCCGACTCCTGCTCACCGACGACGAAAGCCTCACCCTGCGCGACCTCATCGACCGCGACTTTCACCTCCCTCCCTTTGCTCTCGTCTCCCTCTCCGCCTGCGAAACCGCCGTCACCAGTCGCGAAGCCTTCGATGACGACTATGTAGGTTTAGTCAGCGCCTTCCTCTCCCGTGGAACCCGTCAAGTCCTCTCCACCCTCTGGACAGTCGAAGACCGCTCCAACGCCCTCTTCATGATCGAATTCTACCGACAACTCACCCAACACAACCAACCCCCCACCCGCGCCTTCCACCACACCCAACACTGGCTCAAACACCTCACCCCCTCCCAACTCGTCACCTGGTATCACCAGTTAGGACAAATCTTCCTCACCGAAGGAGAAACCATCGAGGAAGAAAACCGGCGACGGAGAGTCATGCGCCAAGGAAAAGACTTACAACAAAAAAGTAAAGTCTTACAAAAAGCAATCAATGAGGGTGAACTTTCTCCCCATGATTCCCTCTATTCTCACCCCTATTACTGGGCAGCCTTCACCCTCACCCATGGCAATGAACAATTAACAATTAACAATTAA
- a CDS encoding type II toxin-antitoxin system VapC family toxin, which translates to MSESIYLDTSIIGYLTIRPSNNLIVMANLEITRRWWNNDRQNFTLYISQIVLDEVARGDIEKAHERLEIVKDFNLLDINDSVEDLAAQFLKESNLPLHASDDALHISVATVYAVDYLLTWNCKHIANAHIQKKLRQISLKLGYELPTICTPYELIGA; encoded by the coding sequence ATGAGTGAATCAATTTATCTGGATACCAGTATCATTGGTTATTTGACAATCCGACCTAGCAATAACTTGATTGTAATGGCTAATCTAGAAATTACGAGAAGATGGTGGAATAATGATCGACAGAACTTTACTCTGTATATTTCCCAGATTGTTCTTGATGAAGTCGCACGAGGAGATATTGAAAAAGCTCATGAACGACTGGAAATCGTCAAGGACTTTAATTTGTTAGATATCAACGACTCGGTTGAAGACTTAGCGGCTCAGTTTCTCAAGGAGAGTAATTTGCCTCTTCATGCTTCTGATGATGCCCTACACATTTCTGTAGCTACAGTTTATGCAGTCGATTATTTGCTAACCTGGAACTGTAAGCATATTGCGAACGCTCATATCCAAAAAAAACTTCGCCAAATTAGCCTAAAACTGGGATATGAGTTACCCACAATTTGTACACCTTATGAATTGATAGGAGCATAA